A section of the Cottoperca gobio chromosome 17, fCotGob3.1, whole genome shotgun sequence genome encodes:
- the nyap2b gene encoding zinc finger CCCH domain-containing protein 13, which yields MMSAKEEETLRFFQYVEENGLRAYNGLVAQNLDHARNEKNRTFLQEKNDKKRKQEEAIRRTGEDIATEGKHLRMGSITMPDPQERMPMPHPHALACGQGFSVRSQSLHSVGGGNSGGGGEEEVGSPTSRKQPPPKPRRDPATKLSMSSEAVDHSPTSTCHGERCDEAHGCSEDCRRVPPPKPKRNPNTQLSVSFDESFIKSHGGACRPLHHVTSPCERDHSPPQSDESPTDDCEDEPVYIEMGGIDVGAREPVKSEDEEPGESVYEEMKYPALDDMEYRTDPVGCRSACPTPAPYDPEPLSRCSTPRNIPLCDIPAPFPNLLTHRPPLLVFPPAPAQCSPNSDESPLTPLDVAKLPMLENQSYSKSPTSSNEPPSSAHIRRELTATPTLTVSGRSSAPPLPCTLYKSSSSSSYQRSHSACPSPVSMGRCLTPLSLMRTPPFDTPMPFPGGLPRSASATPHGKGSPPQDGVGRLHGSMQNVSTGRSRTPTSPLDELTNLFTTGRNMLKKNASGRKSKEPGETESKSKSHSESKREGKERHSHSHSKESKRDSKDRHSKESSHRRDKDKDRDKDRDKDRDKDRDKEKDRDKDRQKDKDKDRQKDKDRQKDRDKDKDKERDKDKDKERGSSNAEPLPHRRNSKDRTYSVGDAPPVRRDSRDQGCSSVEPIPLIRRDSKDRGLSNGDLMLRRDSKDRGGGHAMDSLLRQDSKDRERLLDQPPELLPKQESKERARNGVDSRHESKERLLDQPPELLPRQDSKERARNGVDSKPESRDRPPELLPRQESKDRARTGAEYRHDSKDHRPDLLPPQDIKERARNDVEHRHEGRIDQPPEILPRQETSRSINSKDRVGYSSESKHEGRDRSCHNGVDLLPPPLPRQDSKDLSKTGLEMRRDSKDRSPNGSEQHHYDVKSTKSPSAMEYRCDSKERGYRSDGTPRRDIRANHSTDQSKAQERNGSTVSGQHSSTTTPTHHGRSSGSPPMTTGTGNDLKAPPKYGRSPSMPANPSPMGTPQRKAAETQQSQMPQMPWICGDSTMLEQIERKRTLCMEIRSKQHPYLQRSLERPPPPPPDRSEDRHQERSQCKQQNASVLPGWGKSSGAKKIRPPPYPTQKTVFWDTAI from the exons ATGATGAGCGCCAAAGAGGAGGAAACTCTCCGTTTTTTCCAGTATGTTGAGGAGAATGGGCTGAGAGCCTACAACGGCCTGGTAGCTCAGAACTTGGACCACGCCAGGAATGAGAAAAATAGGACATTCCTGCAGGAGAAAAACGACaagaagagaaaacaggagGAAGCCATAAGGAG gACAGGTGAGGACATTGCCACTGAAGGCAAGCACTTACGCATGGGCTCCATTACCATGCCGGACCCCCAGGAACGCATGCCTATGCCCCACCCGCATGCCCTCGCCTGTGGGCAGGGCTTCTCCGTTCGATCCCAGTCCCTCCACTCTGTCGGCGGTGGGAATAGTGGGGgcgggggagaagaggaggtaGGAAGCCCGACCTCTAGGAAACAGCCCCCACCTAAGCCCAGGAGGGATCCAGCCACCAAGCTGAGCATGTCGTCTGAGGCTGTGGACCACAGTCCCACGTCCACCTGCCACGGGGAGAGATGTGACG AAGCTCACGGATGCAGTGAGGACTGCAGGAGGGTGCCGCCACCCAAACCTAAGAGGAACCCCAACACACAACTGAGTGTTTCCTTTGATGAGTCCTTCATCAAGAGCCACGGCGGGGCTTGCAGACCCCTCCACCACGTCACCTCCCCCTGCGAACGCGACCACTCGCCTCCACAGAGTGATGAGAGCCCTACAGACGACTGTGAAGATGAACCTGTCTACATAGAGATGGGCGGGATTGATGTCGGAGCACGAGAACCCGTGAAGAGTGAGGATGAGGAGCCGGGAGAGTCTGTGTACGAGGAGATGAAGTACCCAGCTCTGGATGACATGGAGTACCGCACGGACCCCGTGGGATGCCGCTCCGCGTGCCCCACCCCGGCACCCTATGACCCCGAACCTCTCAGTCGCTGCTCGACACCTCGAAACATTCCACTCTGTGACATTCCTGCACCCTTCCCCAATTTACTCACCCATCGGCCTCCGCTGCTGGTGTTCCCACCGGCGCCGGCCCAGTGCTCGCCCAACTCAGACGAGTCTCCCCTCACCCCTCTAGATGTAGCCAAATTGCCCATGCTGGAGAACCAATCCTACAGTAAATCTCCAACATCATCCAACGAGCCACCCTCCTCTGCTCACATCCGCAGGGAGCTCACTGCCACCCCGACCCTCACCGTCTCTGGCCGCTCCTCTGCACCTCCACTACCCTGTACCCTCTAcaaatcctcctcctcttcctcctatCAGCGCAGCCACTCTGCTTGCCCATCGCCGGTCAGCATGGGCCGCTGTCTCACCCCTCTCAGCCTCATGCGTACACCTCCCTTTGACACTCCAATGCCATTCCCCGGGGGTCTGCCACGGAGCGCCTCTGCCACCCCTCACGGCAAAGGCTCGCCACCTCAAGACGGTGTGGGCCGACTCCATGGCTCTATGCAGAATGTGTCAACAGGGCGTTCACGGACTCCCACCAGCCCACTGGACGAACTAACCAACCTGTTCACAACTGGCAGGAACATGCTGAAGAAAAATGCCAGTGGCAGGAAGTCTAAAGAGCCTGGAGAGA CTGAGTCCAAAAGCAAGTCACACAGCGAGTCCAAGCGTGAGGGCAAGGAGCGCCACAGCCACAGTCACAGCAAGGAGTCCAAGCGAGACTCCAAGGATCGCCACAGCAAAGAGTCTTCTCACcgcagagacaaagacaaggacagagacaaggacagagacaaagacagagacaaagacagagacaaagaaaaagacagagacaaagacagacaaaaagacaaggacaaagacagacaaaaagacaaagacagacagaaagacagagataaagacaaagacaaagaaagagacaaagataaagataaagaaagaggaagCAGCAATGCAGAGCCACTTCCACACAGACGCAACAGTAAAGACCGTACTTATAGCGTTGGAGATGCCCCACCTGTCCGCAGGGATAGCAGGGACCAAGGCTGCAGCAGTGTGGAGCCCATTCCATTGATAAGAAGAGACTCCAAGGACAGAGGGCTCAGCAATGGTGACCTGATGCTAAGGAGAGACAGCAAAGATCGGGGCGGGGGACATGCAATGGATTCTTTGTTGAGACAAGAcagcaaagacagagagagactgttaGATCAGCCCCCTGAGCTGTTACCAAAACAAGAAAGCAAGGAAAGAGCAAGAAACGGTGTAGACTCTAGACATGAAAGCAAAGAGAGACTGCTGGATCAGCCGCCTGAGCTCTTACCACGACAGGATAGCAAAGAGAGAGCCAGGAACGGTGTGGACTCAAAGCCTGAAAGCAGAGACAGGCCACCTGAGCTTCTCCCCCGACAAGAGAGCAAAGACAGAGCTAGAACTGGAGCAGAATATAGGCATGATAGCAAAGACCACCGTCCGGATCTGTTACCCCCACAGGATAtcaaagagagagcgagaaatgACGTGGAACATAGACATGAAGGTAGAATAGACCAGCCACCTGAGATCCTACCCCGACAAGAAACATCCAGAAGCATCAATAGCAAGGACAGGGTTGGCTACAGCTCTGAATCCAAGCATGAGGGGAGAGATAGGAGCTGCCACAACGGGGTAgatctccttcctcctcctctgcctagGCAGGACAGTAAAGATCTGAGCAAAACTGGACTCGAAATGAGACGGGACAGCAAAGACAGAAGTCCAAATGGCTCAGAGCAGCATCATTATGATGTCAAAAGCACCAAGAGCCCTTCTGCAATGGAGTATAGGTGTGATAGTAAAGAGCGAGGATACAGATCAGATGGCACGCCAAGACGAGATATCAGAGCAAATCACAGCACGGACCAATCAAAAGCACAAGAAAGGAATGGCAGCACAGTGTCAGGGCAGCATTCATCCACAACAACACCTACTCACCACGGGAGATCGTCTGGAAGCCCACCAATGACCACGGGAACAGGAAATG ATCTAAAAGCACCACCTAAGTATGGCCGCTCACCTTCTATGCCCGCTAACCCCTCCCCAATGGGAACTCCACAAAGGaaagcagcagagacacaacaaagtCAG ATGCCCCAGATGCCATGGATCTGTGGAGACAGCACCATGCTAGAGCAGATCGAGAGGAAACGCACCCTCTGCATGGAGATCCGCTCCAAACAACATCCATACCTGCAGAGATCTTTGGAgaggcctcctcctcctcctccggacAGGAGCGAGGACAGGCACCAGGAGCGGAGTCAGTGCAAACAACAAAATGCATCTGTCCTCCCAGGCTGGGGGAAAAGCAGCGGGGCCAAAAAGATCCGTCCTCCCCCTTACCCTACACAGAAAACCGTATTCTGGGACACGGCCATCTGA